TTCAGGTGCTTGCGCGCGATCTCGCGAATGAGGGCGCGGTTCTCCGCGGAGACCCAGCTATAGACCCCGTGGAGCGCTATGATGTCGAAGGCGCCGAGGTCGGGATCCGCCGCGAGATCCGCGAAGCTTGCCTCGCGCAGGTCGACGCGCTCGCTCCGCGCCAGCCGCGCCAGATCACAGGCGCCCGCGATATGGGCGGGGTTGAAGTCGATCGCCGTGACCGAGACGTCGGGATTGGCGGCGGCGATGATATTGGCCGATATACCCTGGCCGCAGCCGAGCTCGAGATAGCGCAGGCGCCCTGACGGGGGCTTGACGCCACAGGTCAAGGCCGCGAGTTGCAGACTGAGCGGCACGAGTTCGCGGTAGAAGCCATGCGTATAGCCGACCTCCGTCACGTAGCCATCGCTCCAGTCCGCCATGCGTCACTCCCGCCCTGCGCTCCCGTTCGGGGATTGTGATCAGCATCGCTTTCAATGCAAGCGGCGCAGCAAAGAAAAGCTGCGGCGCTTCCGTCATAAAAAAAACCCCAGCTCGTAGGCCGGGGCGAAAACCCGAAACGAAACGCTCCGGGTAAGGGGCGGCGGGCCGAAGCCCAATTAGCTCAGATGCGAAAGGTCGAGGACATCGCTCTCGAACTGGAACGGGGCGTTGTTCCCACCGGCTTTGGCCACAAGGTCGGGATACTTTCCGCCGATCGGACCCTGGCGGAAATTCGCCCAGGACAGGAGATGCGCGTAAATCAGGGGGAGCGCGCCGGATTTGCGGAGAGCGCAAAACTCTGCATCCGGCATATGGTTGAGCTTTTTCTCATCGACGACCCGGAGGCCCTTAATCTGGTGACCGGAGCCGTCTGCCTTGCGAATGACAAGGTTGCGCTCCGCGAGCAGACCAAATGAGGAAATCGCGCTCACCATGGCCTTGGTGGTCGCAACTTTCTTCTGAACATGCTCCAGAAGCTGCAAGCGCCGCTGCATATGGGGCGTCAGCTGACCTTCAGGCGTGAAAACAGGATGACCACTCGGGTTCTTGAGATGCGGCGCGTCCGGGTCGAAGAATACAAGCATGCGCTTCTGCTCACCTTCCCCTTGCTCCACAGTTCCGAAAAGAAACGGGTAACGTCGGATATGCGCAGGAATATAGGTTGCGAGCCAACGGCCATCGTCAGCGATATAGGCGTTCTTTCCGGGCTCAACTCCCAAAAGCGCTGATGGCAGATCGCTCTTATTGTCGGGGAAAATGATGGGATATTCGCGAGCGATATCGCTCATCTCGTCGAAGACGAAGGGAGCGAGCGTTTCAGCTTTGGCAAAGCTGTAGTCGTTGCTCTCGAAGACCCGGAGATCGCGGTGCTGCGCGAAAGTCAGGGGAATCTGCGTCTTGAACATGGCTCTCTCCCAAGCAGAAACGGGGGGCGTAGCGCCCCCCGTTCCTTATACTACTAAGGCCCTAAGGCTTAGGCGTAAATGATGTTGAACTGCGACACGTCGTTCGCGTCAGCACCAAGACCGACAAGAGTGATCTCACCAGCGAAAGCACCAGTGATCGACGTGATATGCAGGTCAACGCCGTCATTCACGAAGGACAGCTGACCGGCGCTCGTCACGCCGAAGACCGACAGATCGATGCGGTCGGAGGTGGCAGTGTTGCCGCCTTCGAAGAAGTCGATCGTAATGTCGCCGACTCCCGCTCCATCGAATGTGAAGATTTCACGGGTGGCATAGAGATCCTCAGCCGTGAAGTTCACGAAGTCGGTCGCGCCGAGGTGGTACTCAACAGCGGTCGCGCCGTAGAGAGCGTCCGAAGCATCAACCGTGAGGTTGGCTACAACGCCAGACACGTCGAGCGTAGTGAAGCTGGCGAGATCGTCTGCCAACTCAACATTGGCGTTGTTGCCAGCAACTACGCTCAGCGAGATGAGGCCCGCGTTGCCCGATGTGCTCCCGTAGACGTCCACGTCAACATCGTTGCCAGCTGCGATAGCAGCTGTCACGACACCGGTGTTGATGAACTGAACGTCGGAGTCGACGCCAGCGGTCGCCGTGAAGGTGAATGAGCCCACAACATCATGGATGTGTGCGTCGGCATCTTGACCGCCCTCGACGTTGACCGTCTCGAGGCTATCAAAGCCTTCGGGGAGAACCAGCGGGACCTCAGGCGTACCCTGAACCGTATTGATAACGGGGTTGGTCCAGGTTCCTTGAGAGATTGCCAGCGGGAAGCTGGTAACATCACCCTGGTTGCCTACGTCGTTCCAGACTATCTCGACGTCTGCGCCATTCCGCGTCGCGGTCAGCAGCGAGCTCAGATTCGTGTTGAGATAATCAACGATGTCCTGAGCGACACCCTGGTCGTGCAGCGGGCTGGTCGGTCCGATGCCGAAGCCGAAGGGGTTCGCAAAAGACGTGGCATAAGGAACGATGATTGAGCCGCCTGGGAAGCCCTGGCTTGACAATACGATCTGACCCGAGGTCTGAGATGTTTCGCCAAGACCAGCGCCGACGTTCACACCCGTTACGTTAACGGTGAACGTTGCGACTTCTTGCGTGCCGGGATCGTACGGCACGCCAGCTACGCCTTCGAACTCGAGGTAAGCGTCTCCTCCGGCTACAACATTGACGTTCCGAAGAGCATCGAGATCCTCGCCAGGAGCGGAGGCATCGAACTCGACAGCAGCGTCCGCGGCAGCTGCGACATCAACATTCTGGAGAGACGCAACGTCGTCGCCCCCGTCCACGTCCACCCAGACATTGCCGTTCAGCAAGTCCGACGTTTCGATCTTAAGCGTCGTCAGAGCAGCGCCAGAAAGGGCGTCGATGTCGATGGTGCCGTCAAAGGACTTGACCGTGAGATCAGCAACGTCACCGACGTTAAGGCTGAGATCCTCAATGCCGAACTCGGAGTCGATAGTCAGCACGTCGACGGTGTTCGCCAGCGTGAGCCAGTTTCCATTTCCGTCAACGAAGGTGAAGTCGAGGGTTGTGACTTGGTCGCCGATGCCATCAAGATCGAGCGTCGCGTCGCCGCCAAGACTGATGTCGTCAACAAACTCGAGGACGCCATTGAAGCCCACAAGCGTGGTGCCGGTGAAATCGAGGGCGTTGATGTCGCCATCGTCATAGACCTTGGCGAGCGCGAATTCGTTGTCACCCGCTCCGAGATCGATGAGGATGTCCTCGCCGTCGAAGTTGGCGCCGTTCACGACAACGCGGTCGTCGCCCGAGCCGGTCTCGACGCTCTCGAGAACCTCGGAACCACGCAGGTCAATGTCGAGGTCGCCCGACATGGTGCTCGCGTCGAGCGTCTTCAGGCTATCCCACTGCTGCTGGAACCAGTTGCCGCGCACGTTGAGATCGCCGTCACCGTCGATGGTGAGGTTCTCGACGGTGCCGTGCAGCCCGTAGTTTATCTGCAGGTAGTTGTCGCCGGTCACCGTCAGCGCGAGATCGGTAATGACGTCATCGCCGTTCGCGTGCACGTGCAGCTCGGTGCGATTGTCCTCGTCCTTGCCGACCTTGTTGATCTCAACAGCCTGCGCGGCGTGGTCGCTGCCGAGCGCGTCGGCCGCATACGACGCATAGAACGTCGTGTTGCCAGACACGTTGTCGAGGCCAAGAAGAACCGAGTTCTGGATCTCGTAGACGTCGAGGTCGCGCGTCGAGTTGACGTTGCGGACTTCTTCCACGCCTTCGACACGGGTCATGTCGAGTTCGGCGTCGTTGTCACGTGACGTGAGCTGGAACTCTTCGATGTTCTTGATCGACGGATCGTCAGAGCCACCGATGCCGGTAAAGCCGTTGAGCTCGGCCTTGAGAATGTCGTGTCCGTCACCGCCGTCGAGCACGTCAACGCCCTGGAGCGTCTGCGTGGCGAAAAGCCCGTCAAGGCCGGTCTTGAGCGGCGCGGAGAAAATCTCGTCGCTGCCCGTGCCGACGATGTGGTCAGCCTGGACGGTCAGGTCGTAGACCGTCGTGAGAACGTCGAACAGCGAACCCGTGTAGATGCCTTCGCCATCGGCCGCGGCGAGGAGGAAGCCCTCGACATAAGGCTCGGTCGACTCGATGAATTCCGGCGACTGGGAGAAGCCGACGATGACTTCGGCGAGCGAGCCGCCGTTGTTCAGGACTTCGGTCCAGAAGGCGATGCCAGCGGCGTCACCCGGACGGCCGAGAACGTTCGCGTAGAGACGACCGACGATCTCGGAGTTGGACAGGCCACCATATTGGGACTCGAATTCGCCGGAATCGCCGAAGGCGCTGGCGAGCTCGGGGAGGGTCAGGCCCTGGCCGCCATTATACTGGGCGACCCAGAAATCAAGACCGTCGGAATCCGGCACGCGGCCGAAGACGGCCTGGTAAAGGCGAACGACTGGATCGACCGTAACCGTAGCCGCAGCCAGAAGAGCGTTGTCGAGCGCTTCGACGCTGGGGCTGTCCGCATAGGCGGCGACCTGCGCCTCGGACGGAGTGGACCGGAGGATCCCCTCGTAGCGCTGAATGACGACATCAGCAGGAAGTGTCATGGTAACCTCTTGATCAAAAAGGCGTTAAGCCAGCCGCTGCCGGAATCGTCAGCGCAGCTTGCAAGAGGCTATACAGCGATTACCATACTGCTGTAAATGTCTTTTATATGCAGAGCTTAAGCGCCGTTGGGCATTCCTGCGGCGCTCGATCCGTAAAAAATCGAAACAAATCAGCGGGGTATGGGGCCATGTTGAATTCCGTTAAACACGGGCCGGCTGTCCGAAATAGATAGTGAACAGTAGGTTACGTCGTGCGCTCACCGTTCGCGCCATGCCCGGCGGCGCGGTGTTGCAGGAGATGTTCTTGTCAAATTGGGTCAGCTGCGCTGTCGTTTCTCGATGTGGGCGTCGATGCGCCGCACCGGAGCTCCGCAGTCTTCATTGATCTTGCGCCGGCAAAACTTCTGCGGTGCGGGCAATCTTCTTGATCTTGATGTGACAAAGACTTATCTTGAAAACGGTGATCACTTGCTGGGCAGATTGTTCGAGAATCCCTGATGTACGGAAATCCGCAGAGGCGCAGCGCCAATGACGTGCAGGAGCTCAGACGCGAAGCCGGCCGCTGGCTGAAGCAGCGTCGCGAGGCGTGTAATCTGTCGCAGCGTGATCTCTCTACGCTTGTCGGCACGGACTACTATACCTTCATCTCCCAGCTTGAGACCGGCCGGGGACGTATCCCTCCGGATCGATACCGGGTTTGGGCGGAGGCTCTGCAGATGGAGCCGAAGGAGTTCGTGCGGCAGATCCTCAGGTTCTATGATCCCGCCACTTACGAGATTCTCTTCGAGGAAGCCTGATCGGCACGGGGCGTCGGCGCCCTAGTCAGTCGTATTGTGCCGGAGTTCGTTCGGCCCTCCCGCGGCGCGCAGTAATCTTGGGATCGGTATGGCATCAAACGTCGCCCAGCTTTTCTCGTTTCGCCCCCGTTCGAACGACTGGAGCAACCAGGAACTCGCGGAGTTCTACAGGGTGGAAGCGTCGCTCGTGCAGGCGGGGCTCTTGGTTGATACCGATCGGGGCATCACCGATGAGAACGAACCCTGGTTCGTCTTCTGCAATTCCGAGACAGGCGACGTCATCATTCATTTCGCCCGTATAGATGGGGCCTATGTAGCGGCCAGCGGCGCGTTTGACGGCGTGCTGCGCGGGCGGGATTTCCGCTCCGTGGTCGAGGCGCTTCTCAGTCGTCACCCGCTCGTCATGCCGAAGGCGCGCGACAACATCCGGCTGCACCCGAGTTCCCTGCTCGTGGCGCTCGTCGCGACCGCGTTCTTCAAGCTGTCGGACGTCGATGCCCAGGCGAGCGAGGCCAATCACAAGGGCTCGGACGGGGGCTCGTCGCGGGAGATCTGGATCAAATCCGACGGGGACGTGAAGCAGGCAAGCATCCAGCTCGACCGTCGCCATGTCGCGGTCGTCCTGGCCGCCATGACCTTCGCCGTGACCCATGACTTCAATGGCGACTGGACACACTGGCTGAGTAAGGCGGCGGATTGGCTGGACGAGGACCATGGCGCTTCGGACGTCGCGGCGGCTCCAAGGCTGGCGAGCGATTTGATCGAGTTCGCGAATCTGGCGGAGACACCGTCGGATGCCGCGCCGGTACGCGTGGAGCACGCCAGCATTCTGCCGCTGGATGGCGGACACATCGAGCAACTGGCGACGTTGTTCGGCGACAAGCTGTCTTTGCTCAGCTTGCTAACAAGTCTTATGAACGGGACGCAAACCGCTGAGAAAGCTGGCGGTTCCGGCGTGGAGCTGCCGGGCGCAGTGGCGGTGGTCGAGGATCTGAGCACCTACAATAACCAAGAGGCCGCCCGCAATGGCTCCTCCGCGGCCGCCGATACGCCTCGCGAAATGGTGGCAGGACGAGATCGCGAGGTCACGACCGAGCAGAAGGCGGACAGCGCTGAAGTCGTGACGGTGGTGCTCAGCCAATCTCCGTCCGAGCAGTCCTCGTTACCGGTCGTGGAAGCGGTCCGCTATGTGGAAAGCAGCGGGCTGGCCTCTGTGGACAGCCGCGAGATCCTGAAAGTCGGTGACGGCCTGCTGGCTTCCTTGACGAGCGGCGACATCGCGTTGGGTCCGATTGCCGATGTGCTCCCTGAAGCCGCGTCGACCCCTTCGTCCGGACAAGACGGCAAGGATCAGGCGAGCGGACTGGCGGTTAAGATCGAGGCGCTGTTCGGTGACAACCGTCCCCTCCATGCCTTTCACGATGATGCCGACGACTACAAAAGCGTCATGGCGACCTTCAAGGAGAAGAACGCTGACTTCGAAGTGGCGCTATCGGGTAAGGACATCGTCTTTTACGACCTGACGCCGGATGTGCACCCGGGCGACGCCCTGAGCTTTGTCACCTGGACATTCGAAGACGGTTCGACGCTGAGCCTGATAGGGGTTTTGCCGCACGAGATCGCCATCGCGGCCTGAGCAGCAAGGCCCATCATCGCATATCAGAACCCCGACCCATGTGTCGTTGGGGTTTTATTGTGCCTCAAGAGGGTCCTTCGGCGCTGCCGCATACCATTGATTCACTGGAAGCGATCCGATCGATCCTTCGCGCCGCAGCTCAAGGCGGATCGGCACCAGTCCGGAGCCAGGACGTAGGCGAACAATCGCTCACGACGCTCAGTGCGCTTTAGATGTCGATGCTGTCGTCCAAGCGGCGATCCGGCGTCCTCTGCACGGGAGGCGCTGTTTTTTCCACGACAATGGAAATGGTGTAGCGCTCGACCGTCCTTCCCGAGACCACTTCGTATTCGATCTGATCCTGGCCACTGAAACCCTCACGAGACTGGTAAAACAGGGCTTGGGCGGGAGCTGGAATGGCCGCGCAAGGGCCGCTGGAGCGCTTTGATGAACCGCGCCGAACGACGAGGGTGCCATGGCCTGGCATCTTCTTGACGCGAATCTCAGCCAGGGGGCCGCGGCTGCAGTCAGGCTTGAGGCTCTGATATACCGCGACTCGATTGGGTTTACCGGTCTGCACCCGCAGCGTGCGATAGAGAACGGTTTCAGCAAGCGCTGCCGAGAGGGGCGTTGAACACGCAAGCGCTCCAACTGCGGCGGAAAGGCATAACGTTCTCAAGCTTCGGGCGGCTCGAGAGAAGACAGCATGACCGTTGTCTCCTTCAGCCAGGCGGAGAGCATCCATATGCATGTCTTCTCACTCTTCGTCGTTTCTGCCGATCGATCGATGTGAAGCTGCAGGCTTGCCAAGTCTAGAAGATCTTGTCCGGGTGCGAAACAGAAGAACGGCCCAAAGTGCGAGCCGTCAGTCTTTAACGTGGAAAAAATGTGCAACGCCAGATAGATGTTCCGCGGTCTTGAATCTTTTTGCCAGAGCAGGTTTGCAATCGAGCCGCCGCGAATGACGTGCTCACCAAACTATGGATGAATGGGACGCTTCCTAGCAGGGGGTGGCTCTCTGCCTTTCGGAAGCGTTCGCCACATCCGGATTACCCGGAACGCTGGGTGCCTTCGAAGCTCCGGCTGGGTTCTATCGGCCTCGTTGGCAGGCTGAGTTCCCGCTCGATCCACGCGCCGAATGCGATGAGCGCCGCCTCGCGTCGCGGGTGCGCCACAATTTGGACGCCGATGGGTAGTCCGTCCGGGGCAAAGCCGATTGGCAAGGCGATCGCCGGACAAGCCGTCATCGAAAGGATTGCGGTGATTGCGATCCAGTCGAGATAGGTGTTCATGGCCACACCCTCGATGGATGCAGGATAGAGCGTTTCGACCGGGAACGGCATGGCCTGCGTCGCTGGGCAGATCAAGAACTCGTGGCGATCGAGGAGATCAATCATACGCCGGTAGAAATCCGCACGGTAGCGCTCGGCGGCCGCCAGGGTGGCGCCGGATTGTGAGGCGCCGCGTTCGATATCCTGCAAGACGCCAGCTGGGAAGAGCGCGCGATGCATGGGAAGGAAAGGCTCCCAAGCGGCCAGGAAGCTCGCGCCTCGTAGCGCGAGAAAGGCATCGAGGGCGCCGGTGATATCCGGCGTGGCGACTTCCGTTCGCACCCCCGCGCGCACGAGCATTGCGACGAAGATTTCGAAAGCCGCTCGGATGGGTTGCGCAACGGGGAGCTGCCCGAGATCGACACTGACCGCGACATGGCCCGGCTTTGACGGGGCGCGGGCTGCATCGAGGAAGGGTGGTTCCGTCGAAGGATTGGTCAGCACGTCGCCTGGATCATAGCCCACCATCGCGTCAAGCAGGAGCGCGAGGTCGGTGACGTCGCGGGCCATCGGGCCTTCCACGGCAAGCGTATCGAAAGGCGCGGCGAGGCGCTTTCGCGGCACCCGCCCGGGCGTTGGGCGAAGGCCCGTGACGTTGCAGAAGGCTGCGGGAATACGCAGGCTGCCCCCCAGATCGTTGCCGTGGGCTAGCCAGGCTTCGCCTGTTGCGAGCGCAACAGCTGCGCCACCGGAGGAGCCGCCGCAAGTCAGCCTGATATCATAGGGATTGCGCGTCGCGCCGAAGACCGCATTGGTGGTCTGGGCACCGCCGAGCTCCGACAGATTGGACTTCGCGATGGGAACCGCGCCACGGCGCTCAAGAAGAGCGACGGTGCGGTCCGACGTGTCGGCGACCCGATCTCGAAAGAGTGGAGTGCCACTCGTGGTGCGCACGCCGGCGACGTCGTTGTTGTCCTTCACCACGATAGGCAGTCCCGCCAATAACGGGAGAGGCTCACCGCGCTTGCGGGCCGCATCGATGGCGGCAGCCTGCTCGCGTCCGCGTTCGAGACACAGGGTCGGCAGCGCATTTACGCTAGGCTCGATCGCTGCAATACGGGTAGCGGCAAGGTCGACGAGTTCGAGCGCGGATATCTCGCCCGCGCGCAGGAGACTGACGACGTGGTTTGCGCTGGCTCCGATCAATTCATCAGACATGGTTTTCATCCAGCATGGTTTGAGTCGATTGAGGCGTCGTCAGCAGGGCTCCGGCCGGTAGAGTTCTGGCCCGTGGTAACGTGGCCTGCCTGTCGACGGTGACCGGGCCGGGCAGTCGACTCGCGCACCACCAGGCTGGGTGCGAGAACGCGGGTTTCGCCGGGGCCGGTCCGCACGCCCTGAATCCGGTCGATCAGAAGATCGAGCACGTGCTTGCCCATGGCGGCCACAGGCTGCGCGACCGTTGTCAGGCGAGGTGTGAATGCCCCCGCCCACGGGAAGTCGTCGATACCGATAACAGACACATCGCGCGGGCAGGCGAGGCCTAGATCGGCGAGGGCGCGCATTACACCGATGGTCATGACGTTATTGGTCGCGAAGATGGCAGTGGGCGCATCCTCGCGTCGCAGCATCTCTATGGCGGCCCTGTAAGCTTCGTTCTCGCGATAGCGCGCATCGCATATCAATGAAGGGTCGAAGGAG
This portion of the Chelatococcus sp. YT9 genome encodes:
- a CDS encoding SapC family protein, encoding MFKTQIPLTFAQHRDLRVFESNDYSFAKAETLAPFVFDEMSDIAREYPIIFPDNKSDLPSALLGVEPGKNAYIADDGRWLATYIPAHIRRYPFLFGTVEQGEGEQKRMLVFFDPDAPHLKNPSGHPVFTPEGQLTPHMQRRLQLLEHVQKKVATTKAMVSAISSFGLLAERNLVIRKADGSGHQIKGLRVVDEKKLNHMPDAEFCALRKSGALPLIYAHLLSWANFRQGPIGGKYPDLVAKAGGNNAPFQFESDVLDLSHLS
- a CDS encoding DUF4214 domain-containing protein, producing the protein MTLPADVVIQRYEGILRSTPSEAQVAAYADSPSVEALDNALLAAATVTVDPVVRLYQAVFGRVPDSDGLDFWVAQYNGGQGLTLPELASAFGDSGEFESQYGGLSNSEIVGRLYANVLGRPGDAAGIAFWTEVLNNGGSLAEVIVGFSQSPEFIESTEPYVEGFLLAAADGEGIYTGSLFDVLTTVYDLTVQADHIVGTGSDEIFSAPLKTGLDGLFATQTLQGVDVLDGGDGHDILKAELNGFTGIGGSDDPSIKNIEEFQLTSRDNDAELDMTRVEGVEEVRNVNSTRDLDVYEIQNSVLLGLDNVSGNTTFYASYAADALGSDHAAQAVEINKVGKDEDNRTELHVHANGDDVITDLALTVTGDNYLQINYGLHGTVENLTIDGDGDLNVRGNWFQQQWDSLKTLDASTMSGDLDIDLRGSEVLESVETGSGDDRVVVNGANFDGEDILIDLGAGDNEFALAKVYDDGDINALDFTGTTLVGFNGVLEFVDDISLGGDATLDLDGIGDQVTTLDFTFVDGNGNWLTLANTVDVLTIDSEFGIEDLSLNVGDVADLTVKSFDGTIDIDALSGAALTTLKIETSDLLNGNVWVDVDGGDDVASLQNVDVAAAADAAVEFDASAPGEDLDALRNVNVVAGGDAYLEFEGVAGVPYDPGTQEVATFTVNVTGVNVGAGLGETSQTSGQIVLSSQGFPGGSIIVPYATSFANPFGFGIGPTSPLHDQGVAQDIVDYLNTNLSSLLTATRNGADVEIVWNDVGNQGDVTSFPLAISQGTWTNPVINTVQGTPEVPLVLPEGFDSLETVNVEGGQDADAHIHDVVGSFTFTATAGVDSDVQFINTGVVTAAIAAGNDVDVDVYGSTSGNAGLISLSVVAGNNANVELADDLASFTTLDVSGVVANLTVDASDALYGATAVEYHLGATDFVNFTAEDLYATREIFTFDGAGVGDITIDFFEGGNTATSDRIDLSVFGVTSAGQLSFVNDGVDLHITSITGAFAGEITLVGLGADANDVSQFNIIYA
- a CDS encoding helix-turn-helix transcriptional regulator, which gives rise to MYGNPQRRSANDVQELRREAGRWLKQRREACNLSQRDLSTLVGTDYYTFISQLETGRGRIPPDRYRVWAEALQMEPKEFVRQILRFYDPATYEILFEEA
- a CDS encoding amidase, producing the protein MSDELIGASANHVVSLLRAGEISALELVDLAATRIAAIEPSVNALPTLCLERGREQAAAIDAARKRGEPLPLLAGLPIVVKDNNDVAGVRTTSGTPLFRDRVADTSDRTVALLERRGAVPIAKSNLSELGGAQTTNAVFGATRNPYDIRLTCGGSSGGAAVALATGEAWLAHGNDLGGSLRIPAAFCNVTGLRPTPGRVPRKRLAAPFDTLAVEGPMARDVTDLALLLDAMVGYDPGDVLTNPSTEPPFLDAARAPSKPGHVAVSVDLGQLPVAQPIRAAFEIFVAMLVRAGVRTEVATPDITGALDAFLALRGASFLAAWEPFLPMHRALFPAGVLQDIERGASQSGATLAAAERYRADFYRRMIDLLDRHEFLICPATQAMPFPVETLYPASIEGVAMNTYLDWIAITAILSMTACPAIALPIGFAPDGLPIGVQIVAHPRREAALIAFGAWIERELSLPTRPIEPSRSFEGTQRSG